In a genomic window of Methanosarcina horonobensis HB-1 = JCM 15518:
- a CDS encoding permease yields MVDIFYLLQWIADKLTYGVFGIAPETHLAASVNFIIYDVMKIFVLLSMMIFVISYIRTYITPEKTRRALGGKKGLRYHFLASLIGTVSPFCSCSSVLLFIGFVEAGVPLGVTFSFLITSPLVNEAAVAVLWATLGFKATIIYVVSGIVLGVLGGYLIGFLKLERYVEDFVYKIKVGQQNTEPEKIRIKERAGNAFEGVKDIVGKVWIYVIIGVSIGGVFHGYAPEGILEKYAGEDNLLAVPIAVLIGVPLYSNVMGMIPIVESLIGKGLPIGTSLAFLMSVTAVSLPEMIILKKVLKKELIAIFVSIVAVSIIFTGYLFNLLL; encoded by the coding sequence ATGGTTGACATATTCTATCTCCTTCAATGGATTGCTGACAAACTGACCTATGGAGTTTTTGGGATTGCACCTGAAACTCATCTTGCAGCCAGTGTCAACTTTATCATTTACGATGTAATGAAAATTTTCGTCCTGCTGAGTATGATGATTTTTGTGATCTCATACATCAGGACCTACATAACCCCTGAAAAAACCAGAAGGGCTCTGGGAGGTAAGAAAGGGCTTCGATATCATTTTCTAGCCTCTCTTATTGGGACAGTCTCGCCGTTTTGTTCATGCTCTTCAGTACTCCTTTTTATCGGGTTTGTGGAAGCCGGAGTGCCACTTGGGGTTACTTTTTCTTTTCTGATCACCTCTCCTCTGGTAAATGAAGCGGCAGTCGCCGTGCTCTGGGCAACTCTCGGCTTTAAGGCAACAATTATCTATGTTGTGTCAGGAATTGTGCTGGGCGTTCTGGGAGGCTATCTGATTGGGTTTTTGAAGCTGGAAAGGTATGTAGAAGATTTTGTCTATAAAATAAAAGTGGGACAGCAGAACACCGAACCTGAAAAAATAAGAATAAAGGAAAGGGCAGGCAATGCCTTTGAAGGCGTAAAGGATATTGTGGGAAAGGTATGGATCTACGTAATAATAGGAGTGAGCATAGGAGGTGTTTTCCATGGATATGCCCCTGAAGGCATTCTCGAAAAATACGCAGGTGAAGACAACCTGCTTGCAGTGCCGATTGCCGTCCTCATTGGCGTGCCTCTTTACTCAAATGTTATGGGCATGATCCCTATAGTCGAAAGCCTGATCGGAAAAGGACTCCCGATAGGAACCTCTCTAGCATTTCTTATGTCGGTTACTGCCGTCTCCCTGCCTGAGATGATTATCCTCAAAAAGGTGCTGAAAAAAGAACTGATCGCGATTTTTGTCTCAATCGTTGCTGTATCGATTATCTTTACAGGGTATCTATTCAATTTGCTGCTATAA
- a CDS encoding TroA family protein, with protein MHDILPNITTKQSKVCQVFLCTDGKINEAIERRQESLGSIPVVAINDSILFVTQSDPTIEYVGKLLNCGTQAEKLIKFRSSILNEINSNAKDIPEDEKVRVYCAEGPKGLMTDPSGSQHSQVIEICGGINVADCPLTPGTGMTQVSVEQVMDWN; from the coding sequence ATGCATGATATTCTTCCTAACATAACAACTAAACAATCAAAAGTGTGTCAGGTATTTCTATGCACGGATGGAAAAATTAATGAAGCTATAGAACGCAGGCAGGAAAGTCTCGGCAGCATTCCTGTGGTGGCTATTAATGATTCTATTCTCTTTGTAACACAATCCGATCCTACTATCGAATATGTGGGCAAGTTGCTTAACTGTGGAACACAGGCAGAAAAGCTGATCAAGTTCCGCAGTTCAATCCTCAATGAAATCAACAGCAATGCAAAAGACATTCCCGAAGATGAAAAAGTACGGGTTTACTGTGCCGAAGGTCCTAAAGGTCTGATGACCGACCCTTCAGGCTCACAACACTCCCAGGTAATTGAGATCTGCGGAGGTATAAACGTTGCCGACTGCCCCCTTACACCCGGAACCGGCATGACTCAGGTCTCAGTAGAGCAGGTTATGGACTGGAACTGA
- a CDS encoding MAST domain-containing protein has translation MKVKLKMKRLDLSVFCALLIVALGVSPALAQMGQGGNIDGMGRGMGQGMSPGMGPGMGQGMMNGYGFDRYDSRFAGFGSITFEEVCNNFGVPVETALSDLNLPEDMDTNLTVLEVEEQYGVSGQEIASYMVTNMQQTPTSLNARQRLLMRQQAIQNMRGMGQGMYFMHHGRFAYGNYTTFSFDADIGEVSNFAVNGDQIFDSVTISDFVFKEEQVAGATAIYYGENSRILLHDNPMGVMQIMAFANKTVDFNLSEGTEANVDAELSHELGNAIIVNITKNNFEGSLIVFKNYLATVTDDEPLEGLDVEVSGDQVTVTLVNNSVVMFRATPMNPSLMQTGYSYGSHAAYMHQVLNREIARGRVGAEIALRAGGNNSSVVNYTSIGVHIRDRDRDRIVLGVDSNLSEGRVITVNVDNETINLSNPDRIRLRIDGQVIERAENIDELFAGGTRPLCYLVQENETATMAVYIPEFSEREIIIDLEPEAGEESGEETGEEGATEEEGEAKPTPAFEFGFGVALLASSYRLKRRK, from the coding sequence ATGAAAGTAAAGTTGAAAATGAAACGTTTAGATCTATCTGTATTTTGTGCACTTTTGATTGTGGCCCTGGGAGTATCTCCTGCTCTTGCCCAGATGGGGCAGGGTGGAAACATTGATGGTATGGGCCGGGGGATGGGCCAGGGAATGAGTCCGGGAATGGGTCCGGGAATGGGCCAGGGTATGATGAATGGTTACGGGTTTGACCGGTACGACAGCAGATTTGCAGGCTTCGGATCAATAACTTTCGAAGAAGTCTGCAATAATTTCGGAGTTCCGGTTGAAACTGCTCTCTCTGACCTCAATCTTCCGGAAGACATGGACACGAACCTTACAGTTCTGGAAGTCGAAGAGCAGTACGGAGTCTCAGGGCAGGAAATTGCGAGCTACATGGTCACGAACATGCAGCAGACGCCAACTTCTCTCAACGCCAGGCAGAGACTTCTTATGCGCCAGCAGGCCATACAGAACATGCGAGGCATGGGACAGGGAATGTATTTCATGCATCATGGACGCTTTGCATACGGAAACTATACGACCTTCAGTTTTGATGCCGATATAGGCGAAGTCAGCAACTTTGCAGTCAATGGGGACCAGATTTTCGATTCGGTAACGATCTCCGATTTTGTCTTTAAGGAAGAACAGGTTGCAGGGGCAACAGCTATTTATTATGGGGAAAACAGCCGGATTTTACTTCATGACAACCCTATGGGGGTCATGCAGATCATGGCTTTTGCCAACAAAACCGTTGATTTTAATCTCTCAGAAGGGACAGAAGCAAACGTGGATGCCGAACTTTCTCATGAGCTGGGTAATGCAATTATTGTAAATATAACCAAAAATAACTTTGAAGGGTCCCTTATTGTCTTCAAGAATTATCTTGCTACGGTTACTGATGACGAGCCACTGGAAGGGCTTGATGTTGAGGTTTCGGGTGACCAGGTAACGGTTACTCTTGTAAACAATAGCGTTGTCATGTTCCGAGCAACTCCAATGAACCCCTCTCTCATGCAGACCGGGTACAGTTACGGTTCTCATGCTGCATACATGCACCAGGTACTTAACCGGGAAATTGCCCGCGGTAGAGTAGGAGCTGAAATCGCTCTCCGTGCAGGCGGAAATAATTCCTCCGTTGTGAACTACACTTCCATTGGTGTACATATCAGGGACAGGGATAGAGACCGTATAGTGCTAGGGGTGGATTCGAACCTTTCTGAGGGCAGGGTCATTACCGTAAACGTGGACAACGAAACCATCAACCTTTCTAACCCCGACCGTATCAGGCTTCGCATTGATGGGCAGGTAATTGAAAGAGCAGAAAACATAGATGAACTCTTTGCTGGCGGAACCCGTCCGCTCTGTTATTTAGTGCAGGAAAACGAAACCGCCACCATGGCCGTATATATTCCTGAATTTTCGGAGCGCGAAATTATAATTGACCTGGAGCCCGAAGCAGGGGAAGAAAGTGGAGAAGAAACAGGGGAAGAGGGAGCTACTGAGGAGGAAGGTGAGGCTAAACCTACGCCAGCTTTTGAGTTCGGATTTGGAGTTGCGTTGCTGGCTTCCTCGTACAGGCTGAAACGCAGGAAATAA
- a CDS encoding DUF4139 domain-containing protein, translating into MGVKKHFLWLIIGLTGFILLFSAYMPLHPEGIAQANASGSEGNHTGSDSGISVETSTVNPLGIMASGTVETNRDLELTIYEQELALVKERREIELESGENRVEYTDIASGIIPASVMVEDPENDEVTILEQNYEYDLLSSSSLLEKYLGREITVAGVNGETYTGRLLSHEGEGLVLETETGEAVVIREMAKIELQNASELSTKPTIVWQIYSPVSGTRELLTSYLTEGIGWKANYILKSNEDDTQADIRGWVNIDNSAGITYENATLKLVSGEINRVSPPVQPLAERAEEAAVAEDQAAPSFTRETLSEYHLYTLDRPATLNNNQEKQISLFSADSVPVDKELIYDSALGERVRVFLTLENSNETGLGMSLPAGLARVYKADSAGELQFLGEDSIEHTPEGEELKVAVGSAFDLTVTRNQTEYQHISDNVERVSYEIEINNSRSEPQPVTVVEHLYGDWEILESSDEYEKTDAFTIEFRVTVPANGTKTITYTVENRF; encoded by the coding sequence ATGGGAGTGAAGAAACACTTTTTATGGTTAATTATAGGGCTTACAGGGTTTATATTACTTTTTTCAGCTTATATGCCTCTACACCCTGAAGGAATTGCTCAGGCAAACGCATCCGGCAGTGAAGGAAATCATACCGGATCGGACTCGGGAATTTCTGTTGAAACCTCGACTGTAAACCCTCTCGGAATTATGGCTTCAGGAACCGTTGAAACCAATAGGGATCTTGAGCTTACCATCTATGAACAGGAACTTGCTCTTGTAAAAGAAAGGAGGGAAATTGAACTTGAAAGTGGGGAGAACCGTGTGGAATATACTGACATTGCTTCCGGAATTATCCCTGCATCGGTTATGGTAGAAGACCCTGAAAATGACGAAGTTACTATCCTTGAACAGAATTATGAGTATGACCTCCTGAGCAGCTCCAGTTTGCTTGAAAAATATCTCGGCAGAGAGATTACAGTAGCAGGCGTAAACGGTGAGACTTATACTGGGAGGCTGCTGAGCCATGAAGGAGAAGGATTAGTCCTTGAGACCGAGACAGGTGAAGCTGTAGTTATCAGGGAGATGGCAAAGATAGAGCTGCAGAACGCCTCCGAGCTTTCAACAAAGCCGACTATTGTCTGGCAGATCTACTCTCCTGTTTCCGGGACTCGTGAACTTCTCACTTCCTACCTGACAGAAGGGATAGGCTGGAAAGCAAATTACATCCTGAAAAGCAATGAGGATGACACGCAGGCTGATATAAGGGGCTGGGTAAACATTGACAACAGTGCAGGCATTACTTATGAGAATGCAACTTTGAAACTTGTCTCAGGGGAAATAAATCGCGTATCTCCGCCGGTGCAACCTCTGGCCGAACGTGCGGAAGAAGCAGCAGTAGCTGAAGATCAGGCTGCACCTTCCTTTACCCGAGAAACCCTTTCCGAGTATCATCTCTATACCCTTGACAGGCCGGCAACTCTTAATAACAACCAGGAAAAACAGATCTCACTTTTCTCTGCGGACTCCGTGCCCGTAGATAAGGAGCTTATCTATGACAGTGCTCTGGGGGAGAGAGTCAGGGTTTTCCTTACTCTTGAAAACTCAAATGAAACCGGGCTTGGAATGTCTCTTCCGGCAGGTTTGGCAAGGGTTTATAAAGCCGACTCTGCAGGAGAACTGCAGTTTCTGGGTGAAGACAGTATAGAACATACTCCTGAAGGTGAGGAGCTGAAAGTGGCTGTGGGTTCAGCCTTTGACCTTACGGTCACACGAAACCAGACAGAGTACCAGCATATCAGCGATAACGTAGAAAGGGTCAGTTATGAAATCGAAATTAACAACAGCAGATCTGAACCTCAGCCTGTTACTGTGGTGGAACATCTTTATGGAGACTGGGAGATTCTGGAAAGTTCGGACGAGTATGAAAAAACCGATGCTTTTACCATTGAATTCAGAGTAACGGTTCCTGCAAATGGGACGAAAACAATTACCTATACCGTGGAGAATCGATTTTAA
- a CDS encoding ABC transporter ATP-binding protein has translation MRLGVKVDLKKRYSEAEVKRKKSIKKAFTLDVSFEMENELVVLFGPSGSGKTTLFKCISGITEPDSGKITVGNKVYFYKDQKIDLPIQKRNLGYVFQNYTLFPHMNVRKNIECGLKGWEKEERGVRVMEKLNLLHIEELEKRYPSQLSGGQKQRVALARALAPKPGILLLDEPFSALDMEIRTELADKIKNLQNKIGIPLLFITHNLEEAFLLADRILILYEGKVQQFGTPEEIFYHPENLHVAELIGISNIFDDAYVEEHGEESKRTVLKSGDMKIKIKSPNFKAGDKVSWGIHPENITLLRADSGSEDQEENIYSAHVNSIINKGPKKRITLKLVKRNKSRTAEVPAQFVDSLELHEGGLCLVRLETSKVVAFKNF, from the coding sequence ATGAGATTGGGCGTTAAAGTTGACCTTAAAAAACGGTATAGTGAAGCTGAAGTCAAGAGGAAAAAAAGTATTAAGAAAGCTTTTACGCTGGATGTCAGCTTTGAAATGGAAAACGAACTTGTTGTACTTTTTGGGCCTTCGGGATCAGGAAAAACCACATTGTTTAAGTGCATTTCAGGAATCACGGAACCTGATAGTGGAAAAATAACTGTCGGAAATAAAGTTTATTTCTACAAAGACCAGAAAATTGATCTGCCCATCCAGAAACGCAACCTTGGATATGTGTTTCAGAATTATACACTCTTTCCTCATATGAACGTTAGAAAAAACATAGAATGCGGTCTCAAAGGTTGGGAAAAAGAGGAAAGGGGAGTAAGGGTTATGGAAAAGCTGAACCTTCTCCATATTGAGGAACTGGAAAAACGTTATCCTTCTCAACTTTCAGGTGGGCAGAAGCAGAGGGTAGCTCTGGCAAGAGCCTTGGCTCCCAAACCGGGAATTCTTCTTCTTGATGAACCCTTTTCCGCACTTGATATGGAAATAAGAACAGAACTTGCCGATAAAATAAAAAACTTGCAAAACAAGATTGGAATACCGTTGTTGTTCATAACCCACAACCTTGAAGAAGCTTTCCTGCTGGCCGACAGAATTCTTATCTTATATGAGGGGAAAGTTCAGCAGTTCGGAACCCCGGAGGAAATCTTCTATCATCCTGAAAACCTGCATGTGGCAGAACTCATTGGCATATCAAACATTTTTGACGATGCTTATGTGGAAGAACATGGTGAAGAGTCAAAAAGAACAGTGCTAAAAAGCGGAGACATGAAAATAAAAATAAAATCCCCGAATTTCAAAGCAGGAGATAAAGTTTCCTGGGGAATCCACCCTGAGAACATAACTCTTCTTCGAGCTGACTCCGGTTCTGAAGATCAGGAAGAAAACATTTATTCTGCACATGTGAACAGCATTATAAATAAAGGACCTAAAAAAAGAATTACCCTTAAACTTGTCAAACGCAACAAAAGCCGGACTGCAGAAGTGCCTGCGCAGTTTGTTGATTCCCTGGAGCTGCATGAAGGTGGTTTATGTCTGGTTAGACTTGAGACGAGTAAAGTAGTGGCATTTAAGAATTTTTAA
- a CDS encoding carboxymuconolactone decarboxylase family protein: protein MSFLNEMLPETAEAFGKMRNSIFKDAFLDLKTKELIAVASSVLMRCQFCVDTHSQRAVVAGATKEELAEAISVAMFVAAGSQIGWTNVYEENVYNKIFEKDKDEKEEDCCCCCED from the coding sequence ATATCATTTTTAAATGAAATGCTACCTGAAACCGCTGAAGCTTTCGGAAAGATGAGAAATTCCATTTTTAAAGACGCTTTTCTGGATCTCAAAACAAAAGAATTAATCGCTGTTGCTTCCTCAGTCCTTATGCGCTGTCAGTTTTGCGTTGATACGCATTCTCAAAGAGCCGTTGTTGCAGGAGCGACAAAGGAAGAGCTCGCAGAAGCGATTTCAGTTGCAATGTTTGTTGCTGCGGGTTCACAGATAGGATGGACAAACGTATATGAGGAAAATGTATACAACAAAATTTTTGAGAAGGATAAGGACGAGAAAGAAGAAGATTGCTGCTGTTGCTGTGAGGATTAA
- the modB gene encoding molybdate ABC transporter permease subunit translates to MISMLDKIWFPLSLTLWIVTISSIFVLCSGVTIAYVFARREFRGKGLLELLITLPLVLPPTVIGYILVILVGRNGFLGQLIFDVMGRGIMFTWQAAVIAAYTVSLPLMVYTAKAAIEAVDREIEYAAYILGKSELETALQITLPLAKKGVLAGLILSFARAIGEFGATLMLAGNIPGKTNTMSVSIYSAFQAGNNELAQVLVLILVFMSLLTIALTGRFAGKLEV, encoded by the coding sequence ATGATCTCCATGCTTGACAAGATATGGTTTCCTTTATCCCTCACGCTCTGGATAGTAACCATATCGTCCATTTTCGTACTATGCAGCGGTGTAACCATAGCCTATGTGTTTGCAAGGCGTGAATTCCGGGGAAAAGGACTTTTGGAGTTGCTCATAACTCTCCCCCTTGTCCTTCCCCCTACAGTAATCGGTTACATTCTTGTGATTCTGGTGGGAAGAAACGGGTTTTTAGGCCAATTGATTTTTGATGTTATGGGGAGAGGGATAATGTTTACCTGGCAGGCAGCAGTTATTGCAGCTTATACGGTTTCTCTTCCCCTGATGGTATATACAGCAAAAGCAGCCATTGAAGCAGTGGACAGGGAAATTGAGTATGCTGCCTATATCCTTGGAAAAAGTGAACTTGAGACTGCTCTGCAAATAACACTCCCTCTTGCAAAAAAAGGAGTACTTGCAGGGCTGATACTCAGTTTTGCCAGGGCCATTGGAGAATTCGGAGCAACCCTCATGCTGGCAGGAAATATTCCGGGAAAAACGAACACTATGTCTGTTTCAATATACAGCGCATTTCAGGCAGGAAATAACGAACTTGCCCAGGTACTGGTTTTAATCCTGGTATTTATGTCTCTGCTGACCATCGCACTGACTGGCAGATTCGCAGGAAAATTAGAGGTATGA
- the modA gene encoding molybdate ABC transporter substrate-binding protein — translation MKKELVVLLVLLGVFLTIGCTDNGSEATNETGTPTAETQVSEQESEIMVSAAASLTEAFTDMESQFETENPNIDVNFNFGSSGNLRTQIEGGAPVDVFASADQKNMDTLAGKELIDNSTRKDFARNSLVLIVPASSTLNITGIEDLTSPEVERITIGNPDTVPVGNYTRTVLTEADLWNQTENKFVLGEDVKQVLTYVERGEVDAGFVYMTDAKTADTGTIKIVAIVPVSIPISYPIAVVSASENKEEAQAFLDYVTGEEGQEILEEYGFTSGSK, via the coding sequence ATGAAAAAAGAACTGGTAGTTCTGTTAGTATTATTAGGTGTATTCCTTACAATAGGATGTACTGATAATGGAAGCGAAGCTACAAACGAAACTGGTACTCCCACAGCAGAAACTCAGGTTTCTGAGCAGGAGTCTGAGATTATGGTTTCTGCAGCTGCCAGCCTTACCGAAGCTTTTACGGATATGGAATCACAGTTTGAGACTGAAAACCCTAACATAGACGTGAATTTCAACTTTGGAAGTTCAGGGAATCTGCGTACGCAAATAGAAGGAGGAGCTCCGGTTGATGTTTTTGCTTCGGCTGACCAGAAAAACATGGACACACTTGCCGGAAAGGAACTGATAGATAATAGTACAAGGAAAGACTTTGCCCGGAACTCCCTTGTGCTCATAGTCCCTGCAAGCAGTACCCTCAACATAACCGGAATAGAAGACCTGACCTCCCCCGAAGTTGAGAGAATCACAATTGGAAATCCTGACACTGTTCCTGTAGGAAACTATACACGCACTGTATTGACTGAAGCAGATTTATGGAATCAGACGGAAAACAAGTTTGTACTTGGAGAAGACGTCAAACAGGTTCTTACATACGTTGAAAGAGGAGAAGTAGACGCAGGTTTTGTGTACATGACTGACGCAAAGACTGCAGACACAGGAACGATAAAAATCGTCGCCATTGTGCCTGTAAGTATCCCTATTAGCTATCCGATAGCTGTGGTTTCTGCTTCTGAAAACAAAGAAGAGGCACAGGCATTCCTGGATTACGTAACAGGAGAAGAAGGACAGGAAATACTGGAAGAATACGGATTTACTTCCGGATCCAAATAA
- a CDS encoding ArsR/SmtB family transcription factor: MIDEENMQLFKALSEDTRYRIIKALLEAESKCKEERCGSHKGELCACEIPELIGKTQSNTSMHLAKLQDWGIIKVRKEGKMRLYSINNNKVRKVLEILEE; the protein is encoded by the coding sequence ATGATTGATGAAGAAAATATGCAGCTTTTCAAGGCCCTAAGCGAAGATACAAGATACAGAATTATCAAGGCTCTCCTCGAAGCTGAAAGCAAATGCAAGGAAGAAAGATGTGGTAGCCATAAGGGCGAACTTTGCGCCTGTGAGATTCCGGAACTTATTGGTAAGACCCAGTCCAATACTTCAATGCACCTTGCAAAGTTGCAGGATTGGGGCATCATTAAAGTAAGGAAAGAAGGAAAGATGAGGCTATATTCCATAAACAATAACAAAGTTAGAAAGGTTTTGGAAATCCTTGAAGAATGA
- a CDS encoding thioredoxin family protein translates to MKRLHRIQGKNQISFSISAIFFLIFFSSGCTDINGSGDETDPVETTANVNNSASEAELVEVTNLSQIDQALNKGPVVLKLGSKGCIPCQEQEEVLSELLPMYQNSASIMLIDIKEHPEFAATFGVRVIPDTCIIAGIEDGKYMYMRPDGSKSSERASARFLGAADKETLSQTLEKAIEFRSIEE, encoded by the coding sequence GTGAAACGATTGCATAGAATACAAGGTAAAAACCAAATTTCTTTTTCCATTTCAGCTATTTTTTTCTTAATTTTCTTCAGCTCAGGTTGCACGGATATTAATGGTTCCGGTGATGAGACAGACCCTGTTGAAACTACAGCGAACGTTAATAATTCCGCTAGTGAGGCAGAATTGGTCGAGGTCACGAATCTGAGTCAAATTGACCAAGCTCTTAATAAAGGGCCTGTTGTGCTGAAGCTTGGGTCTAAGGGCTGCATTCCCTGTCAAGAGCAGGAAGAAGTGCTTTCAGAGCTTCTTCCGATGTATCAGAATTCTGCTTCAATCATGCTTATTGATATCAAGGAACACCCCGAATTTGCAGCAACGTTCGGAGTAAGGGTCATTCCCGATACCTGTATTATTGCAGGCATCGAGGACGGCAAATATATGTACATGCGGCCGGACGGAAGCAAAAGTTCGGAAAGGGCAAGTGCAAGGTTCCTGGGTGCTGCCGATAAAGAAACCCTTTCACAAACTCTTGAGAAAGCTATCGAATTCAGAAGTATAGAGGAGTAA
- a CDS encoding TIGR00288 family NYN domain-containing protein, with protein MKPVKSGLDSISRYLRTNKEVGRRKIGLLVDGPNILRKEFDVNLEEIRDVLKSYGNIKIGRVFLNQYASEKLVEAIENHGLEPIICSSDVDVRLAVEGMELVYNPNIDTLAIVTRDADFKPLLNKANEHGKETIVFGVEPGFSTALKNSADYVILMDKKRMSGYDDEIEENKHNASEFEDYQKDEYEESVKKT; from the coding sequence ATGAAACCTGTAAAAAGCGGACTTGATTCCATTTCCAGATACCTCCGTACTAATAAAGAAGTCGGCAGGAGGAAAATAGGACTTCTGGTAGATGGACCGAACATCCTCAGAAAAGAGTTTGATGTAAATCTTGAGGAAATAAGGGACGTTCTGAAGAGCTACGGAAATATCAAGATCGGGCGCGTTTTTCTGAACCAGTACGCATCTGAAAAGCTTGTCGAGGCTATTGAAAACCATGGACTTGAGCCCATCATCTGTTCCAGTGATGTGGATGTGCGCCTTGCAGTAGAGGGCATGGAACTGGTCTACAACCCCAATATAGATACCCTTGCAATCGTAACCCGAGATGCTGATTTCAAACCACTCCTGAACAAAGCAAATGAACACGGGAAAGAGACCATTGTCTTTGGGGTTGAGCCCGGATTTTCCACAGCGCTCAAAAACTCTGCGGATTATGTCATTCTCATGGACAAAAAACGCATGAGTGGTTATGATGATGAAATTGAAGAGAATAAACATAATGCTTCGGAGTTCGAAGACTATCAGAAAGACGAGTATGAAGAATCTGTGAAAAAGACCTGA